From a single Miscanthus floridulus cultivar M001 chromosome 8, ASM1932011v1, whole genome shotgun sequence genomic region:
- the LOC136474590 gene encoding FCS-Like Zinc finger 1-like: MGGAGHSVHFLDACFLCRKPLASNRDIFMYRGDTAFCSDECRSAQMAADEAAERRKARAKAVTHGTLPAREAEGPPQERGKVRAGSIQAL, translated from the exons atggGAGGAGCGGGGCACAGCGTGCATTTCTTGGACGCGTGCTTCCTCTGCCGGAAGCCGCTCGCCAGCAACCGCGACATCTTCATGTACAG AGGCGACACGGCGTTCTGCAGCGACGAGTGCAGGAGCGCGCAGATGGCGGCGGACGAAGCGGCGGAGAGGAGGAAGGCCAGGGCCAAGGCGGTGACACATGGGACCCTGCCCGCCAGGGAAGCGGAAGGCCCACCACAGGAGCGCGGCAAGGTCCGGGCCGGCTCCATCCAGGCCCTGTAA
- the LOC136470501 gene encoding uncharacterized protein, producing MQQAFRGRKKDPTQNVMVAVNCDLKFTYVLAGWEGSAHDVTVLADAVAREDGLSLPEGFGIDEVVPDEKGFTTSADPTNLPPAHLDQDSVDMAEIRDAICNAIPRMDSGAFEGGFVAGTSVMEQLINGGSAPVVAGAGASAAAPVAAGAGAAPGAANPVDVAAPVAGNGAVRAMRWTNTTSGFVLRRMVVLVSDGSRLEKVFKDKDVNSVAKALKQFCGEDHPKDAEFLNCPIRFYTEMEAIFANAIATVPSEQGGDSKVTELLPTSSAAGPKRKRGNFSEEEMHMLTNMSDAVNNVANALRETGPAHVDANLYLAVMEMPGFSEEALIVAYTFLLDNKAQGRGFVNMSDAHRALWLRTFLAKNYYM from the exons ATGCAACAAGCTTTTAGGGGTAGGAAAAAGGATCCCACCCAAAATGTGATGGTAGCTGTGAATTGTGATCTGAAATTCACTTATGTCCTGGCTGGCTGGGAGGGCTCTGCCCATGATGTAACTGTTTTGGCAGATGCTGTAGCcagggaagatggcttgagtttGCCAGAAG gttttggcattgatgaagtAGTGCCTGATGAGAAAGGTTTCACTACTTCTGCTGATCCAACCAACCTACCCCCAGCCCATCTGGACCAAGACTCTGTTGACATGGCTGAAATAAGGGATGCTATTTGCAATGCTAT TCCTAGGATGGATTCAGGTGCATTTGAGGGTGGGTTTGTTGCTGGTACTTCAGTGATGGAGCAGCTCATCAATGGTGGTTCTGCCCCTGTTGtagctggtgctggtgctagtgctgctgcccctgttgcagctggtgctggtgctgctccaGGTGCAGCAAACCCTGTTGATGTTGCTGCTCCTGTAGCTGGGAATGGGGCTGTGAGGGCAATGAGGTGGACCAACACCACCTctggctttgtgctaaggaggatGGTTGTCCTTGTTAGTGATGGTAGCAGGCTTGAGAAGGTTTTCAAGGACAAAGATGTGAATTCTGTGGCCAAAGCTCTCAAGCAGTTCTGTGGAGAG GACCATCCTAAAGATGCAGAGTTTCTTAACTGCCCTATTAGGTTCTACACTGAGATGGAGGCTATCTTTGCTAATGCCATAGCCACAG TTCCCAGTGAACAGGGAGGGGATAGCAAGGTCACTGAACTACTTCCTACCTCCTCAGCTGCTGGcccaaagaggaagagagggaactTCTCTGAGGAGGAGATGCACATGCTGACTAACATGTCAGATGCTGTGAATAATGTGGCCAATGCTCTTAGGGAGACTGGACCTGCCCATGTTGATGCCAATCTATACCTTGCTGTGATGGAGATGCCTGGCTTCAGTGAGGAGGCACTTATTGTTGCCTACACCTTCCTCCTggacaacaaggcccaaggcagagGCTTTGTGAACATGAGTGATGCCCACAGGGCCCTTTGGCTTAGGACCTTCCTGGCAAAAAACTACTATATGTAG
- the LOC136474592 gene encoding uncharacterized protein, with translation MEFTSSYFHAFGNPDFAAVFSGGSAQAHRPRRSTDGGAKAEDGRSPTSATPRRAPSMFCVPDTEAEEPNSFLDECTLCRKALCGDIFMYRGDTPFCSDDCRREQIEMDRIRHRRKKQQALVAAQQQQQAAAMAQRDQCTQRQLQPQH, from the exons ATGGAGTTCACGTCGTCCTACTTCCACGCCTTCGGCAACCCTGACTTCGCGGCGGTGTTCTCGGGCGGCAGCGCGCAGGCCCACCGCCCGCGGCGCTCCACCGACGGCGGCGCGAAGGCGGAGGACGGCAGGAGCCCCACATCGGCCACGCCGAGGCGCGCGCCGTCCATGTTCTGCGTCCCCGACACGGAGGCGGAGGAGCCCAACAGCTTCCTGGACGAGTGCACCCTCTGCCGCAAGGCGCTCTGCGGCGACATCTTCATGTACAG AGGGGACACACCGTTCTGCAGCGACGATTGCAGGAGGGAGCAGATTGAGATGGACCGCATCAGGCACCggaggaagaagcagcaggcCCTCGTAgcggcgcagcagcagcagcaggcggcggcgatggcgcagAGGGACCAGTGTACGCAGCGGCAGCTTCAGCCACAGCACTAG